In Zonotrichia leucophrys gambelii isolate GWCS_2022_RI chromosome 27, RI_Zleu_2.0, whole genome shotgun sequence, the genomic window CACAGTGCCAAGGTGATCACAGGTGATTCcaagggagggaaaatgggtAAAACAAACACTGGAAGTGCTCATGGATCACTGACAGAGGGATACAGAATGGACGGATGGGAACCAAATGCTTCCCAGAATAattcctccctcctctgctAGGGACAAAAAGGGACAGCAGAGTCATCATCCTTCTCACAGCAGAACATGATGATGTACCTGCAGCCAAGAGCTGGCCtctgggaaatttgggaagatGCTTCATTtttgtgcattaaaaaaaaaaccctaaaccagACAATCTCAATACTTTTGAATTTTGGACAtttccagcctgtccaggggtCTGTTCTCACAGATTTCACAGTGCCACCAGTACCAAATGACTTCTGGTTCCATAACCTCAACCTCACAGACACTTATGAAAGCAGCAAGATGCTTCCCTCTCCTTGCTCCAGTTTTACTCCCCTCGGGAAGCATTCTAACACTTCCCAGCACAGACTCTAATTCTGCAAAGGGATAATTATACCTGGATGACCTCTCTGTGGATGTGCAACTGGAACTGTCCTCAGCTGGCACCAGAGTTACTCTGTCCCAtgtcctccctcctcccaggcACAAAGGGATCTGCCAATCCCTGCCAGGCCTTGGCTGTTGGTAACCAAACCCCAGTGCCAGGAAATGAGCTGATAAACACGAAAAAGTTCctttctgctctgagcaggacaCCACAGAGCCCAGTTATTGATCCTTATCTCgtgctctcctgcagcaggggtCAGTCTTGCTGACTGGGATCCCTTCtatccttcccagccctgatttCATTCACCTAcacaaaaatgtttaatttccctttttctctgctgttttatCCATACTGCAGCATTTTCTCAGCAGAAACCACCACTCTGCACCCACCCTGCTTGCACAGAAACAGCTCAGCTCTGACCAACTGCACAGATAGgaggccctgggctgctggaaaagcaggaggctGCTCCCACTTACCCCTCAGCTCCCGGGGAGGGATGAACTGGGACTGCCCCGGGCTCCAGTTCTGCTCTGTCAGGTTCATTTGGGTCATCTCCTGCTCAAGTCCATCCACGCTGGATTCCACTGGTGACTCCCAGTTGCTCTTGGCTGCTGTGGGGGAGCTCTCAGCTGGCGTGGCTTTTGGAATCACAGGAGCCAGCCCCTCAGAAGCAGGCACCTCCTCTGCCAGCTTCCCTGCCTCCCCAGCCTTGACTCTGGTCCTTCTTGCCCGGGAATAAGATTTCTTCTCCACTGGTCTGTCCGGTGGTGGCTGCACAGCATCAGCACCCGTGGCTTGGTTTTCCAgagctccctcctccttcccagggctgccatggACGTGTCCCACCTCCAACTCAGGGGACGTGTCCCTCGATGGGCTCTGCTCTGCGTGCTTCCCACGGTAGCCACCCTCCTGCTTGGCTTGTTCCCCGttcctgtgcagcacaggggcCTCTGAGGCTCGGTAGCCTGGACGTGTGTCCTTGTAGCCCCCCATCCTGGGGTAGTTCCTGGCATTGGGCATCCTGCCAGCGCTGCGGCTGTTGTAGGAGCGTGGGGGAGCCGAGGGGCTCTTGGCACCCTGGTGCCTCGGGGGCTTGGGGGGCCTCTCGTTGGACCAGTTGGGGTCTCGCTGAGGGGGACTGCCAAAGCTGAgggagaaaaacagaacaactCATTAGGAAGAAACTGCTGGGTGGGAAGAATCACTTGTATCAGGGAACACCTTCCCAGTATGCACATCCAGAAACCCCAGGAACGTGGTCCCACATGACAGAGCTTTCCCTCTTTGCATCCCCAGACCTGTTCCCTCTCCCCAGGACAACCCAGGCCCTGGTGTGACCCTGGGGCTCACCGTGGCTTGCGCATCCTGCGGGGTTTGATGTCGTCGGGGTTGTGGGCTGAGCGGATGTCGTACCCATACAGAGCAATCAGCTCCTGCCTGGTCTTGGGGGCCTGCTCATCCTCACGGAACTTGTCGTGTTCCCAGCGCCCCTCGTCCTTCCACAGCTTCCGCTGACGACCCTTGGGCCTGGaaaagggacacagggaggagCAAGGGGCTGTAAGGTCATGATGTGGTAGTTTTGAGCAGCTCCATACAGAGCCTGAGCAttcctggggcagggaatgcACAGGAAGCAGCATCCGTCCTTCCTCccgctcctcctgcccagcagctgctggtgacccTCTGCTatttgggaaaagcagctgcaagagtcactgctgcctggcactccttcctcctgctcctcctgcccagcagctgctggtgacccTCTGCTatttgggaaaagcagctggaagtCACTGCTGCCTGGCATGAGACTTTTTTTGGTGGGTGTTGTGCATCTCTCCTTATAAATAAAGATCTGAAGTGTCCTGGCAGGTAATAGAAGCATAGTCCTTCCCAGTTCCTCTcactcctcctgcccagcagctgctggtgacccTCTGCTatttgggaaaagcagctggaagcaactgctgcctggcacaaggcttttttgcttttgtgcaTCTCTCCTTCAAAATAAAGATCTGAAGTGTCCTGGCAGGTAACAACACAGACCTTCTCAGTGCATCCCACCGAAGGAAGGAGCCCTGCTGCCAAAGCTGGCCTGGAAGCTGGCCTGTccctcccagagccccagggggACACTCACATACCTGACCTCCTCCTCCTGCGTCTGCCCTCGGAGGTCGTGCTCAAAGAAGAGCCCCTTGCGCGGGATGTACGCCGGGTTCTTGCGATCCTCATCGTCATCCAGGTGCTTGGGAACCTTCTTCCCAACCTTCTTCTCCACAGGCTCGGTGCTCTCCTGTCAGAAGCAGGGAGCTCTCACCACTGCAGcagtcctgctgccagcccccagcccggAGCCGTGGGACACCCACCTGCCCGTCCCCGCTCTGCCGCTCGCCCGTCACCGCTCCCTTGGCATCCACCTTCTCACTGCCCTTCTCTCCTCTGGCTGCTGACTCGCAGGAATCGTTGCTGTCCTGCTTCAGCTCCACCTTGGAGCTTTCTTCCTCGCTGTAatcctcttcctctgcctggGAGACACCCAGTGACTCAAATGTGCTCCGTTACCAACAGATCTGCCAGGAATCTCCCCAAATCTGGAGTCAGATCCGGCAGCAGACTGCCCAGAAATTCCCTCAGTTGTGGAGTgagatccctgctccagctgttaGACATGACTCTTCCAGAGCAGATGATTAGCTTCTAAAATTCTTCCTATCCCCGTGTTTttacaggaaaagcaaaggTTAAACCCAACCTCTCCAAAGAGAGAGAGGATTCAAGAGGTTTTcgggaatggagctgggatcAGCTGCCCCACAAAGACGTGAATCCCACCACTCCAAAAAGGCTCCTGCAGACTGGGAACACTGGTGATCTCAGGCCCTTCCTTCCACACCGAGGGCCGGGATCCAGCCAGGGCCACGTTTCCAAATTCCCTGGAGTTCCTCAGCTGACTCACTCTGCTCAGGAGCATGACCTGGTTTCACCCCCAGGAGCCTCCGGAGGCTGGAGCCGAACTAAAAATAGCTCGGGGTGATTAACCAAACCCTGctccattttcctctttcaacACAGCCCTTGCACATCGCCTGCTCCCGGTGTTTACGCTGGGGaagcccaggctgggcattATTTTTAGGTACAGGAACAGAGTCATCCTGGCAAGGCAGTGATGCAACAACCCCGCTGCCACTGGGAGCCTCCACGCGGGATTCCAGGCTGGaagagctctgggagctgccccaacacttctgcagcctgcagtgctcCTTCCTTGTTAATGGCATAGATTAATTCCCAAAATGAGATTAATTCCCAAATAAACAGCTTGGATTTCCTCAGCCTGGTGGTTTGGATGGTCTCTAGCCACTGTTTCCCTCAAGATTCCCAAAACACAGATGGATTTTCCTTAGAAAGCCTTCACTGTAATTCTTAGACACCAGAACTTCTCTAAACTCCTTGTAAATCTCAAGAAAGCTTTCACTATAATTCTTAGACACCAGAACGTCTCTAAACTCCCTGTAAATCTCAAACTTTAGAGTTCTGAACTAAAAATCCAGGGGaacctgcagccccccaggcacaggtgggatgggattccTTCAGCACCCCCTAATTCCCAAAGTGCATTCccccctccagctgctccctcagaACACAGGGAAGCCCCTGGGATGCTCCCAACCACCACTTTGCTTTTGAATTCCAACTAATTAAAACCCAACAAGCATCCCACACTCCTCCCACGCCCTTCTTGGCCCTGGCAAATCCAGTTCCCAGTGTGAGGAGCCAGGAGGGATTTTCCCTTGCACACACTGGCCCTGcaccctccccagcagcacagtgacactggtcccagtgccaggggctgggagtgggggagGAAATTTCCTCAGGAGACACAGGGAAGGGATCCAAGGACACAAATGAAATTCCATGGGAATCGGgggctcagcaggacaggggtcAGCCTCACCTCCGAGTCCTCGGCGCTTTCGTAGTCAGAGAGCAcggctgtggggagggagaggagaggggtcagggcagggctggacatggctcccctgccatgggaccAAACCCTTCCCAAAGGGAATTTGgatgccagcagcaccctggaTCAATGCCACAGCCAGCtatggggagcagggaagagtTTGGGACACTGTCCCTGTATCCCACATTCGCCTGCTGTTACAATATTGGGCATAGCAACAATGACAGGATTGtttgaaaagctgttttttgtctggtttttacttttttggcACACAAACAACCCTGCCCAAGTGCTATCACTCACCATCTCCTTCAATGCCATCCTCACTttcctgcagagagagaaaagtgaGGGGTGTTAAAGCAGGGGAGGGGGGCAGCCAGGTCCTAGCAACATGGAATCATGGATtcacaaaaccacagaataatGGAATTGTTTAGactggaaaagatctttaagatcaagtccaaccttcaACAAGCACCAGCCCCATGTCACCACTAAATCACGTCCCCAAAAGCCACATCCACATTTTTTGTGCACTTCAGGGAATTGGGCAGCTtgtgccagtgcctgaccaccccttccatgaaaaaaaaaaatccctcagaaCTTATTTTCTTAGTATCTACTACCCTAATACCTTTTCCTAACAGCTGTTCTTTTGTCCTAATGTCCATTTTTCCTAACACCCAGCATCCCATGATCCCACACATGATAACAACAAGGTCTGGCCTTGACCCTATTGCATCCACCCATGGAAGTTCAGCTCCAGTGaccaagaaaaaacaaattggAGCCTTTCTAAGGCTCCAAGAACCTTCTAGAGCAGCTACAGCAGGGAATATGGAGAGCAAAGCACAGCCTGTTGGTGCTGGGGGTCTCCAGGGAAcagagtgacagtgacaggggagCCAGGATCCCTCCCCTGGCAACCAAGAGCCAGGGAAAGGGCAAGAACAGCCAATAACAGAGGTTCAGCTCAAGGAAAGTGCTGAagaagcaaacagctcagagaaggaaaaatgctCAGTAAaacagctgcccagagaagctgtggctgccccatccttggaagtgtccaagggcaggttggacagggcttgaaTTAAACTGGGATAGTGAAAATTGGTAGaaggtggaactggatgagctttgaggCTCCtttcaaaccaaaccattccatgattccagcATGAAGACAAAGATCAACCCAACTGTGCAGAAACAACAAccccagagcacaaacaacCCGACCAAGGTGACGAGataaacccaaaaccaccagaGAAAAACACCCAGGGAGTCAGGGGGAGCTGGAAATAACCAGCCCTGGAAGCTAAAACAGGAAAGAGCTGGAAATAACCACCAGCAGAACCCAAACCAGGAGGGAATTGCACCTGGATGTGAACTGCAAAGCAGAACTGCATGGTGGGGGGAGAGAGCAGCACCCACCCCacacctgccctggctgcagggaccccaagagcaggaacagcaccCCAAGAACAGGGATATGATCTCAAACTGGGGAGATCCAgccacagggcacaggcagccagagcaaagCCTGCTCCTggggggctgctccagcccagctctcccccTCACATTTTGGGGGGATTCAGCCCAATCCCCTCAATTCTCCTGTTTGGTGTTCTCCCAGCTCTCCACCCTTCActttgtccccagtgtccccacacccTGCAGGTCCCAATATCAGTCCCCCCAACAGCAGAGCCCCCCCAGGTCTCTCActcctccccagggacctccaTGGAGACCAGAACCCCTCTCTCAGCCCCTCCCTGCACTCggtcctcaatgtccccaagccctcctccctcccaaggctcctcaatgtccccaagccccccgCCATCCCCaagtgctcagtgtccccaagccccccacTATACCCAGggtgctcagtgtcccaagcCCCCGCCATCCcagtgctcagtgtcccaagcCCCCGCCATCCCAGGCTCCTCTGTGTCCCAAGCTCCCCGCCATCCCCAGGTGCTCAATGTTCCCAAGCCCCCACCATCCACagtcctcagtgtccccaagccccccacTATCCCCAGggtgctcagtgtccccaagccccccatTATACCCAGggtgctcagtgtccccaagccccctgccacccccaggctcctcagtgtccccaagccccccgCCATCCCCCGGTCACACTCCGTCCCCCGAGCCCCCCGttcccgagcccccccagcccctcactcaCACACTCCGACTCGGCCGCGCATCTCCGCCGGCCCCATGCGCTCGAGCCGGCGACCCCGCGGCCCAGCCCCGAGGGCCCCCGCGGCGCCGCGCGGCGGGCGGTGAGACAACCGGGGCGAGCCGGACCGGGAACGGGAGCGGGATCCGGATGCCGAGCGGGAACGGGCCGAGCGCGGGGAACCGGAGCGGAGCCGGCGCTGTCGGAGGCCGCCGAGCCCTCGCTGTCCTCGCTGTCCTGCGAGgcgcgctgccgccgccggtCCGCCATCTTGGCCGCGGGGCACCACGGGAACGGCGCGCGCGCGGCCTCCGccgccccccccaccccgcTCCGGTACCGCGCCCGCCAGGGGGCGCGCGCCGCGCACGCCGGTGACGTCACCGGCCCCGCGGAAATGACGTCACACCCGAGGGCGGGTAAATCATCAGTACCCAGCGGCCTTTTCCTtgtttattgtaaaaaaaaaaaaaaatccaaccaaaaacaaaaatatataacCAACAAcgaaaagcaataaaaaataataaaataaaaccaacgAGCGGGCGTGTCCGCGAGTGACCCCACCCCCTCCCCGTAACGTTTGTTTAGAACTCGGCGGTTTTAGAACTTTAtcgatttttttttaacaatttccgggtttttaagtttttttttttttttaaagtttgtttttcttaaagttttttttttgctaattttttttttcttttcgtAAACGAGTTTTCCGGCGTTCAATAAGCTCGGGGTTAATTATAGAGAGGGGGGCAAGGGGGGGATAAGACTGGGGGGGCACAGGCTCAGtgtaggggggaaaaaaatggggaaaa contains:
- the CASC3 gene encoding LOW QUALITY PROTEIN: protein CASC3 (The sequence of the model RefSeq protein was modified relative to this genomic sequence to represent the inferred CDS: inserted 3 bases in 2 codons), with amino-acid sequence MADRRRQRASQDSEDSEGSAASDSAGSAPXSPRSARSRSASGSRSRSRSGSPRLSHRPPRGAAGALGAGPRGRRLERMGPAXRCAAESECESEDGIEGDAVLSDYESAEDSEAEEEDYSEEESSKVELKQDSNDSCESAARGEKGSEKVDAKGAVTGERQSGDGQESTEPVEKKVGKKVPKHLDDDEDRKNPAYIPRKGLFFEHDLRGQTQEEEVRPKGRQRKLWKDEGRWEHDKFREDEQAPKTRQELIALYGYDIRSAHNPDDIKPRRMRKPRFGSPPQRDPNWSNERPPKPPRHQGAKSPSAPPRSYNSRSAGRMPNARNYPRMGGYKDTRPGYRASEAPVLHRNGEQAKQEGGYRGKHAEQSPSRDTSPELEVGHVHGSPGKEEGALENQATGADAVQPPPDRPVEKKSYSRARRTRVKAGEAGKLAEEVPASEGLAPVIPKATPAESSPTAAKSNWESPVESSVDGLEQEMTQMNLTEQNWSPGQSQFIPPRELRGIPNHVHVGTGPAPQFNRMEEMAVPGGRVKRYSSQRQRPPVPEPAPPMHISIVEGHYYDPLQFQGPIYAHGENPAPLPPQGMIVQPEMHLPHPGLHPHQTPPAMANPGLYPPAVSMPPGQPPPQQLLTPTYFSAPGVMNFGNPGYPYPPGALPPPPPPHLYSNTQAQSQVYGGVTYYNTVQQQVQPKPSPPRRTSQPVTIKPPPPEDSKGEKSKERSNT